In Clostridia bacterium, the following are encoded in one genomic region:
- the tpiA gene encoding triose-phosphate isomerase: MKNKILAGNWKMNNDISCARQLLTQLIPLVKESTNTVVACVPYTDLAVAVELCRGTNIKIGAQNVHWASSGAFTGEISAPMLQELGVAYVIIGHSERRTYFGETDATICMRIKKALEYNLLVIMCIGESLAQRQSNQTQQILNSQLSLGLKDISSSQAKNIIVAYEPIWAIGTGVTATTQQAQETICYIRKTLSTMFGENTAKEMYIQYGGSMNQTNAQELLSQPDIDGGLIGGASLDATKFATIANYNK; the protein is encoded by the coding sequence ATGAAAAATAAAATATTAGCCGGCAACTGGAAAATGAACAATGATATTTCTTGCGCTCGGCAGTTGCTAACGCAATTAATCCCTCTTGTTAAAGAGTCTACTAACACCGTTGTAGCCTGTGTTCCATATACCGACCTAGCAGTAGCGGTAGAGCTTTGCAGGGGGACAAACATCAAAATAGGGGCTCAAAATGTGCATTGGGCAAGCTCCGGCGCATTTACCGGCGAGATTAGTGCGCCTATGTTGCAAGAATTAGGCGTTGCGTATGTAATTATAGGTCACTCCGAACGCAGAACATATTTTGGCGAAACCGACGCAACGATTTGTATGCGAATAAAGAAAGCTCTCGAATACAATTTGTTGGTTATTATGTGTATAGGCGAGAGTTTAGCTCAACGCCAAAGCAATCAAACGCAACAAATTCTTAACTCGCAACTTAGTTTGGGGCTTAAAGACATCTCGTCAAGCCAGGCTAAAAATATCATAGTAGCCTACGAACCTATTTGGGCAATCGGCACCGGCGTTACTGCCACTACTCAACAAGCCCAAGAAACAATTTGCTATATAAGAAAAACTCTTTCTACTATGTTTGGCGAAAATACTGCAAAAGAAATGTATATCCAATATGGCGGAAGTATGAACCAAACAAATGCGCAAGAACTGCTCTCGCAACCCGACATTGACGGCGGACTAATCGGCGGAGCGTCGCTTGACGCAACTAAGTTTGCAACTATTGCAAACTATAACAAGTAG